The region GCACGTCCGTGCGCTGCTAATCCTTCTACATAACTGCCGGGGATAACGTTCATACAACCGTTCTCCTCATCGGCGTCATCGAGGGCTATCCAGATGCTCACAAGATCGGGTGGGTCGCACTGCCAATAGGCATTGTCTTGATGCCAATACACTTCACCACCGTGATGGGCGGGTTTGTAGAGTGCCTGATCGTGAAATAACTGGATATCGCCTCCGATTAAACTCTCGGCGATGTCTAATAGCGGTTCGTGGTAGAGTAACTTCCGATATTCTTCATCCAGACGCCACATCTCCATGATCTGCAACATTTCTTCGTCGCGATCGGCGTCTTCATCGCTTTCAGTTTCACCGACGACTGCGAGGTTACGCAATCCCTCACCGATTGTGCCGCGCTTCTCTGCAAACAGGGCATCGTAGTGTTCGCGTAGCACGGTAAGGTGTTCGTCATCAATGAGTCGTTTTTCTATGTTGAGATAGCCTACACGTCTGAATTGTTCGACCTCTTGCTGTGTAAGTTTCATTTTTTAAATTTTCCTTGCGGTTCGTTGAGGTCGGGCTGTGTAGAAGTCGGTTCATTCCGTATATTCAGCCCGGCCCGTTGGTTGGGCTTACGCGTTTCTCTACAAAGGTTCAGTCTACATCACAGTCTTCAAGAATCTTTTGATAGGTCTGCGATGCTACGTTGTATGCCGCGCGGGCGGCATCGCGTTCTTCCTCTCGAATGCGGTCAACTTTTTCGTTCCAGCAGACCTCCACGGCATCCAAGCACCATTGCGCACTTCTGCGACTTGCTCGGATCGGCTTCCCATCTACAATAACGAAAACTGGATTCGTGTGAGATGACGGAAAGATCCGTAACGCAACCCAACTTGATCTGTCAATAACTGTCTCAAATTGGACGGGTACGATTTCACCGTTAGCCACAATTTCTTGCGTCTCAATCGCCTGACCATTAACGATGAGTTCAACGGGTATCTTCTGACTTTCCCCAATACGAGCACGCTCAACGTCCCAATACGGTTGCTGATCCAAAGAGCGGTTCTTTATCTCAAAGTTCGGCGTTTCATCGAGTCGTGCAGCGACGCGAGCGGTGATGTTTACTGTGCTGGGTGCTTCCAAATTCAACTGGCTAATCTCTCCAGTCGCCGCCTCCTCTCCAACTGGCACGCCACCGACGGTGAAATCTAACAGATGACTTTTGCCATCCCCGACGTAGGAACGTCCGTCTCGCAATCCAGCGACCCACGCGTCGAAGTTAAGGGGACCAGCAGGCATTTTTACGTATATGCGCCCTAATCCGACACGCTCACCATAAATGCAAGGGAAGTCCGTCTCGCCACTGATTCGCGTACGGAAACCACAGTTCAGGGTATGATACCAGATACTCAGTTCCCAAATGGCGGGTGTGTCTACTGTAGAGATAAAATCAACGGCGTCGTGAACAACATCTACGATGTACTCGTTGGCACCGATGCCATCAAAGGGCGGCATGTTGTAATTGGGAAGCTCGTCGCCGGGGACCTTCAATCCCCAACCACTGTGGCTGAAACCCGTTACCGCGCCCTGTTCTTTTGCCCACTGGAGGACAGGAAGATCCCAACTCGGCCACTCCTCAATACGCTCGGTACCGCTGTAATCGTCTTCCGTCAAGGCAAGCAAGGAGAGATGCCCTGCGTGTGAGGAAGGAAAGCCGGAAACCTCTACATCGTAGCGCATCACGTAGTCATCGGTCGAGAGTTCATGGGCTTTGCCCTCAAAAAACTGTTTCTGGTAATACCAACAGGGTCCCCACGAGAGTACACAACCGACATTGAGGTCCTCTCCGAGGATGTGTCGCATCATGTCTTCCGGCGTGACACCCTCGGTCGGGCTTTCATAGTGCGCGCAACCCGCTGCGTGGACGTGATGATCCCCAGAACGCCAGCCCTCCGCTGCGATGTGGATCCATCTTTCCAGATGAAATGTCTCTTGATGTGTCTCGGTATTCGGGACGGTAATGGTTTGCGTCTTGACTCGATACTCGGGTCCGCGTGTGTACTCGACAGTATATTTGCCAGGTGGCAAAAGCACCGATTCGCCGTTGTGCCGATAGATTTGGTTGTGGAAGAAGAAATCGGGTGCCAAGCGTCGCCCGCGTGATGGATACACTCGGTTCAACTCGTCACGGATAATAAAACCCGCTGTTGTCGGCTTTCCGTCGAAGTCTAAGACTTCAAGCGTTACGTTTACCGCCGGTACACAGCGGAATAGGATAGGCACTTCACTGCGGAATCCGATGTCCTGCGTCCCCTGACCGACGTTAAAACCGAGCATCGCTTCCCGTTTGCCGGCATCGCGGCTATAGAGTTGAACGATACGATACTCCAGTTCCAATCCGGAAAGACTCGTCTTCAAGGGTGGGTTGGAATAGACCTCAATATCAAGAAACCGGTGCGGAATGTCACTCTTAGGGACAGTCATCTCTGGGTCAGGACGTC is a window of Candidatus Poribacteria bacterium DNA encoding:
- a CDS encoding phytanoyl-CoA dioxygenase family protein; the encoded protein is MKLTQQEVEQFRRVGYLNIEKRLIDDEHLTVLREHYDALFAEKRGTIGEGLRNLAVVGETESDEDADRDEEMLQIMEMWRLDEEYRKLLYHEPLLDIAESLIGGDIQLFHDQALYKPAHHGGEVYWHQDNAYWQCDPPDLVSIWIALDDADEENGCMNVIPGSYVEGLAAHGRAESEKGKLPALLQVNAEADRAVPVPVKAGCGMVHHCMTLHQTDPNRSSRDRRAMVLHYMPSGTRNRDGEVMKEHPLLRGELA